In Planococcus versutus, the DNA window TCAGGGTAAACTGCCTGCGCCATTTCCATCAATCCGGCTGTTAATCGTGGACCTGAACGAGTGAGCATGTCCGAGTCTAGACTATAGATAGCGTCTTCTTTCACAGCTGTTACTTCTGCAAAGCCGCCACGTGTTTTAATTTGACCCACTGCATCTTCAACATACCCGCCTTCAGTCGTGATGATCACGTCTGGATTAGCTGCAACGATTGCTTCTGGGTCCATGCTGATCCAGCCTTCCAAATCGCCAGCTACGTTTTTAGCATTGATTATTGATAGCATTTCATCCATGAATGTGCCGCTTCCTGTCGTGAAGATGTCCGGCTGACTGCCGACTTCCAAAAAGACAGTTTTTGGTTCTTCAATCGTTGCTGCTAGTTTTTCAATTTCAGCTACTTGTACTTCCATTTCGGATACAATTTTTTCTGCTTCTTCCATTGCACCTGTCGCTTGTGCGATAGTTGAAATGGAATCATATACTTCATCAAAGCTCTCTGCGTTTTGAACAACAAACACTTCAAGACCTGCATCACGCAATTGTTGCAACCCAGCATCGCCCACACCCAGTCCTGATTCATGTGCGAGTACTAAGTCTGGTTGAAGACTAATAATTTTTTCCACATTAAATTCTTGCCCACCAATTTTTTCAACGTCTGCTGTTGCTTCTGGATAATTATCAAAATCCGAGACCCCTACAATTTTCTCATCTAATCCAAGTTCGTAAGCAATTTCTGTATTCGACGGAATCATTGAAACGATTGCTTCAGGTTCTTCTTCAATGACAATTTCATCGCCAACGGCGTCTACCAATGTTACTGGAAATTCAACTTCTGCTACTTCTGTCGGTGGTTCTGCTGGTGTTTCAATATCTTTTTCAGGTGTTGTTGTCTCCCCGCACCCTGCCAGTATAATGGCTGCTACTCCTGCTGTTGCGCCAAACTTCCAAAACTTTTTCATACATATAATCCCCTTTAGTTGTCATTTTTATGCACTAACAAATGCGTTCAATTGTTCCTGTCATCAGAATAAGAAAAATCCCCCGCAACATTCTGCGAGAGATTAAAAGGACGCCATAAAAAAGCATGCGCATCCAGCCTTTCCTCGCAGGCATATGGGTTTGTTGTCATAAAGGCAGGTCTCCTGGCTTGTGATCACGGGTTTTTTGCACCTTCCCAAAGCGTTGCTTCAGTGGCATGTTGCAAATTCCTCTCACATACAGTGGCGGGACCGCGCCGGAATGGAACCGGCTTCCCTTTTAACTCATGTTCTTAGACATAAGCACCTTTATGAATCGCTATTAAGTTTTGTTTCTGGGTTTCATTATACACGCAAATGATCGGTTTTCGCTTACATTTTTTCAGGAGCTTTGACGCCCACTGTTTTTAATGCATTGGCTAAAGTTGTTTTTACAGCTGTGATTAACGCTAAACGCGCACTTGTCATTTCCACATTTGTCGCATCCAATACTTTATTGGCGTTATAGAAGCTGTGGAAATGGGACGCCAATTCATGAATGTACGTCGTAATACGGTGAGGTGCACGCTGTTTAGCAGCATCTGCAATCACTTGCGGAAAATCACCGATTTTCTTCAAGACATCAATTTCTTTTTCCGAAGTCAATAAATTCAAGTGCTCTTCTGATGCCAACAAGCCTTGTTCTTCTGCTTGACGTAAAATCGAACTAATACGAGCATGCGCATATTGGGAGTAATACACCGGATTTTCGTTTGACTGTGAAACAGCCAAGTCCAAATCAAAATCCATATGGGAATCCCCTGAACGCATTGCGAAGAAATAACGCACAGCATCCAAGCCAACTAATTCTACTAGCTCACGCATGGTTACAGCTTTACCGGTACGTTTACTCATTTTCATTTTTTCGCCGTCTTTGTACAATTGCACCATTTGAATAACGCTCACTTCAAGCGTATCACGGTCATAGCCAAGCGCTTCTATTGCTGCTTTCATGCGCGGAATATACCCGTGATGATCAGCTCCCCATACATTGATTAGCTTATTGAATCCACGCTGCAACTTATCTTCATGGTACGCAATATCCGGCATTAAATACGTATACGTACCGTCGTTTTTAATTAATACACGGTCTTTGTCGTCACCGAATGTTGTTGAGCGGAACCAAGTTGCACCTTCTTCTTCGAATACGTGACCATTTGCGCGCAATTTAGCCAATGCTTCGTCAATTTTGCCATTTTTGTAAAGAGCTGATTCTGGATACCACTCGTCAAATTCAACACGAAAATCAGCTAAATCTTGTTGCAATTTAGCAAGCTCTACTTTTAAGCCATGTTGACGGAACGCTTCAAAACGCGCTTCGTGTGTCATGTCGCTAAATTTGTCACCATGCTCTTGCACTAATGCTTGCGCGATGTCTTTAATGTCTTGTCCGCGATAGCCATTTTCTGGCATGCTGTCGCCTTTACCCAGTGCTTCAAAATAACGTGCTTCAATCGACAACGCCAAATTATTGATTTGATTGCCAGCATCATTGATGTAATATTCACGTGATACATTATATCCTGCAAAATCCAATACGTTGCATAAAGAATCACCGACTGAAGATCCACGAGCATGACCTAGGTGTAAGTCGCCAGTGGGATTAGCCGATACGAACTCTACTTGAATGCGTTCGCCGGCGCCAGCAGTGGAACGGCCATATTCAGCTTTTTGTTCAAGTACTGTTTTGATGACAGTTTGTAAATAATCTTTTTTGATCGTGATGTTGATAAATCCAGGTCCTGCGATTTCTACCGTCTCAATGTTTGCCATATCTTTATCCAGGTTCGCTACGATAGCTTCTGCGATTGCACGAGGTGCTTTTTTAGCCAACCGCGTTAATTGCATGGCAATATTGGTCGCGTAATCCCCATTTGTTTTGTCTCTAGGTGATTCTAATTGCACTTCCACAGTTTCTGTTGTTAACTCTGCTTTTTCAATTGCTTCTGCAAATGCAGTTTTGATCGAATGTTGTACTTTTTCTACTGCGTTCATCATTTAGCCTCCATAAACTGTATTTCCATTTCGTATTCACCAGCATAATCCGCGCCCAGCGAGAGATCGTATCGGACCATAAATCGCGTATCGCTAACGAACAGCTCGTGCACTTTCGTCGTCAACATAAATGACCCTTGTTCGTTTGTTAGATTGCCCGTTTGTTCTTTATGTAATAAAAAAGGTAGCCGCATCTGCAAGCCCCCACTTCTCATAATCACCGCTTCATCTTCTTGAAGTTTAACCGTCGTTCGAATATGCAGATCATCCTGCTGCTCTGCATATTGAAGATAGCGCAGTTGGTTTTTCTCCGTCAACGTGCCACTAGATTCTAATCTCATCACTTGGTCTTCTGCATCCGGCTGGCGGATCGTCGTCGTCAGTTTTATTATTACTGTCTTTTGCATGTCTTTCCGCTCCCCGTCAACTAATAACCTTCTCATTATAGCCCGATTCACTTGGTTTTTTCAATACGACGTCCATTGTTTGCACCAGTTCTTTTAATCTTTAGGCGGTAAGTTCAAACTTTCCCCCCTTTCATAACAAAACCGACCCCACTATTTTCAGGATCGGCTCGACTTTACTCTATTTTTTATTTTTCTTGAAGACCTAATTTTTTAATTAGCGGTTTGATCGTTAAGCCTTGAATTACTAACGAAAACAAAACAACAGCAAACGTCAGTAACAAGATCGTTTCACGGCCTTCAAAACTTATCGGAAGACTTAAAGCTAGAGCAATTGATAAACTGCCTTTTAATCCACCCCAATTTAGTAAAATCCGTTCTTTGCGATCTAACTCTTTGGCCGGCATCGTACTCAAGAAAAGCGCAATCACTCGTGCACCCAGAACAATCACAATGGCCAATAAAATAATCATCCATTGACCATCAAAATCAATATTGCGTATTTCGAGTCCAATAATTAAAAAGATAAGTGAATTTGCGATTAAAGTGATAACGTCCCAAAACGAATTGATGTTGCTTTTTGTTGTTTCAGACATTCCAATTTTGCCACCGTAATCGTTAAAAACAAAGCCACCTGCGACGACAGCAATGATACCTGATACATGTAGATGTTCAGCGATAAAGTAACTACCAAAAAACAGCAAGGCAGATATGGCGATTTCAAAAGGATAGTCGTCATAAAAACGAATAACTTGTGAAAAAAGAAAGCCGAGAATGACTCCAACTAGAATGCCACCTACTGCAAAACGAAGAAATAATAAAACACCGCTTCCTAAGCCTGCCCACCCCATATCAATATAGGTCAATAAATAAACAGAAGATATTTGAAACAAAACGATGGCGATTCCATCATTAAATAGGGATTCCCCTTCCATAATCGTTGAAATTTTTTCCGAAACGCCTGCTGATTTAAAAATCGACAAAACACTAATAGGGTCAGTAGCACTCATTAACGCGGCAAATGTAAAGGCTACCGCTAGTGGTAACCCAATCAAAAAATGCGTAGCAAATCCGATCAGAATAAACGATAAAAAAGTTCCACCTAAAGCAAGACCGATGACGGTTTCCTTGCGCTTATATAAATGATGAAACGGAAGCTTTAACGTCGCATCTCCAAGCAATATGGGCAAGAATAAAGAAATGATAATCACTTGAAAAACTTCCGACTGGGTAATAAATTCTTCCGCATGGTCAATAAAAGGAAAAGGTAAGCTAGTCGTGCCAAGTAAAAGTCCTACCAAAACTAGCGCGATGGTATCTGGCTGTTTGATCTTTCTCGCGATGCCAACGACTGTTATCGCAATGGCTAATAATACCAGTATTTGGATAAATACCTCATCAAACTCATTCATAAGCCATTTTCCTTTCTGATTGAACGCTTTCTTCATCTATATCTCTTTTTGGAATTCGGTAAACGTAGTATCTAAACATGCCGTGCAAATTCAACAGCTTTGAAATCTAAAGCAGCCAGAAAAGAACGCTACTGGCTGCTTTAGATTGATATTACTTTGTATACGTTGTGACAAAAGAAGGACGTGGGAAGATATTGGGACGTTTGTCGATGCCTTCTGTTGTGCCACGTTTCGCATGTGCCTGTCCATATGCTTGTGACTCTTGCCAATCTTTGAACGATTGCTCGTCTTTCCACAAAGTTAAAATGGTGTATGTATCCGATTGCAACGGACGCAGTACACGGATAGCTGCAAAGCCAGGTTCTTTTTCAACCATGCCTGCTCGATTTTGGAAACGCGATTCGAACAGTTCACGTCCTTCATCTGTTACGGGAATGTTGTTAAAAACCGCGTAGCCACCGTCCTTAATGTGACCCACTGCATTTAACACTTCATACACTTCTGCGTTCTGTAAAATTGTTTCATCCTCTACTTCGTAAAGCACAACTGCTTCTTCTTCATTTTGTAACTGTATCGTGCCCGCGCTTGCTTGGTCTGCCTTCATTTGTGTTGCTTGATCGTGTGGCCCTGTCCATTTATACAATTTCATGCTGCGCACCTCTTCTACTGGATTCTTTTTTTCATTTTACCGTTTTCAAGAGAATTTTTCTAATTTGGGCGCTCGCCACCATAGGAAAACCCGCCTGAAAACATTCCAGACGGGTTTAACTGTGTATATAATTGGCTGGAAAAACGCCGCTTCGCCAGAGCGTCTTACGCCCGTCGAATCTACACGGCCGCTTACGCTTTTCTTATTGGCTAGCTCTAGCGCACAGCTCTTTGGGTCATAAGCCATCTCGGCTGTGCGGCAAAGAACGCCGCTTCGCCGATCCGTCTTATGCCCAGCAGAGCTACATGTGCGCTTTCGCTTTTCTTATTGGCTAGCTCTAGCGGCTAGTCCCTCGGGGTCTTAAGTCAGCCCACTGCGGAAATCAAGATTTCCTGCGTGTTCTGTCTTAAGCCTGTCGGGACTGAACAGCCGCTTGCGCTTTTCTTATTTCACCCAGCCTAAAATCATTTCGCGCATTAATTTGCTTGCTGTGTTCGCTGTTTGGTCGGAATGATCGTAAACGGGTGCTAGTTCTACAAGATCAAAACCAACAACGTTCAC includes these proteins:
- a CDS encoding ABC transporter substrate-binding protein, whose amino-acid sequence is MKKFWKFGATAGVAAIILAGCGETTTPEKDIETPAEPPTEVAEVEFPVTLVDAVGDEIVIEEEPEAIVSMIPSNTEIAYELGLDEKIVGVSDFDNYPEATADVEKIGGQEFNVEKIISLQPDLVLAHESGLGVGDAGLQQLRDAGLEVFVVQNAESFDEVYDSISTIAQATGAMEEAEKIVSEMEVQVAEIEKLAATIEEPKTVFLEVGSQPDIFTTGSGTFMDEMLSIINAKNVAGDLEGWISMDPEAIVAANPDVIITTEGGYVEDAVGQIKTRGGFAEVTAVKEDAIYSLDSDMLTRSGPRLTAGLMEMAQAVYPDVFNE
- the argS gene encoding arginine--tRNA ligase, coding for MNAVEKVQHSIKTAFAEAIEKAELTTETVEVQLESPRDKTNGDYATNIAMQLTRLAKKAPRAIAEAIVANLDKDMANIETVEIAGPGFINITIKKDYLQTVIKTVLEQKAEYGRSTAGAGERIQVEFVSANPTGDLHLGHARGSSVGDSLCNVLDFAGYNVSREYYINDAGNQINNLALSIEARYFEALGKGDSMPENGYRGQDIKDIAQALVQEHGDKFSDMTHEARFEAFRQHGLKVELAKLQQDLADFRVEFDEWYPESALYKNGKIDEALAKLRANGHVFEEEGATWFRSTTFGDDKDRVLIKNDGTYTYLMPDIAYHEDKLQRGFNKLINVWGADHHGYIPRMKAAIEALGYDRDTLEVSVIQMVQLYKDGEKMKMSKRTGKAVTMRELVELVGLDAVRYFFAMRSGDSHMDFDLDLAVSQSNENPVYYSQYAHARISSILRQAEEQGLLASEEHLNLLTSEKEIDVLKKIGDFPQVIADAAKQRAPHRITTYIHELASHFHSFYNANKVLDATNVEMTSARLALITAVKTTLANALKTVGVKAPEKM
- a CDS encoding DUF1934 domain-containing protein — protein: MQKTVIIKLTTTIRQPDAEDQVMRLESSGTLTEKNQLRYLQYAEQQDDLHIRTTVKLQEDEAVIMRSGGLQMRLPFLLHKEQTGNLTNEQGSFMLTTKVHELFVSDTRFMVRYDLSLGADYAGEYEMEIQFMEAK
- a CDS encoding cation:proton antiporter gives rise to the protein MNEFDEVFIQILVLLAIAITVVGIARKIKQPDTIALVLVGLLLGTTSLPFPFIDHAEEFITQSEVFQVIIISLFLPILLGDATLKLPFHHLYKRKETVIGLALGGTFLSFILIGFATHFLIGLPLAVAFTFAALMSATDPISVLSIFKSAGVSEKISTIMEGESLFNDGIAIVLFQISSVYLLTYIDMGWAGLGSGVLLFLRFAVGGILVGVILGFLFSQVIRFYDDYPFEIAISALLFFGSYFIAEHLHVSGIIAVVAGGFVFNDYGGKIGMSETTKSNINSFWDVITLIANSLIFLIIGLEIRNIDFDGQWMIILLAIVIVLGARVIALFLSTMPAKELDRKERILLNWGGLKGSLSIALALSLPISFEGRETILLLTFAVVLFSLVIQGLTIKPLIKKLGLQEK
- a CDS encoding antibiotic biosynthesis monooxygenase family protein, with amino-acid sequence MKLYKWTGPHDQATQMKADQASAGTIQLQNEEEAVVLYEVEDETILQNAEVYEVLNAVGHIKDGGYAVFNNIPVTDEGRELFESRFQNRAGMVEKEPGFAAIRVLRPLQSDTYTILTLWKDEQSFKDWQESQAYGQAHAKRGTTEGIDKRPNIFPRPSFVTTYTK